A part of Paenibacillus sp. sptzw28 genomic DNA contains:
- a CDS encoding glycosyltransferase family 2 protein, which produces MEPNVYIVLVNYNGANDTKECVDSLLKLNYRNFKILVVDNGSTEASDLNHQINHPLVTLIKSKENLGFAGANNLGIRIALGAGADAVWMLNNDTIVTDDCLKEMVEVLYREPDTGIVCPKILYYSQPDTIWFAGGKLNWLKGNTHHIGQHRNKDMKQETEMDVNFATGCSLLIKREVFHSVGVLREDYFLYYEDTEFCCRVTKRSYAIKYRSDIIIYHKVSASTSANGLKIYYMTRNNLMFMWRNVNKLVFLLFMLFFVKKNLTYIKGLFMKVPEPHKNNSRMFLLGCKHFIQGKKGKYKAPIESPKETGQKSGEKAAL; this is translated from the coding sequence ACTATTAAAGCTGAACTACCGCAATTTCAAAATACTGGTGGTCGATAATGGGTCTACCGAAGCTTCCGACCTGAATCATCAAATCAATCATCCTCTCGTTACTCTGATCAAGAGTAAAGAGAATCTGGGGTTTGCAGGCGCCAACAATCTGGGAATAAGGATCGCGCTGGGTGCCGGAGCCGATGCGGTCTGGATGCTTAATAACGACACGATTGTTACGGATGATTGCTTGAAGGAAATGGTGGAAGTGCTGTACAGGGAACCGGATACCGGAATTGTCTGCCCGAAGATTCTCTATTACAGCCAGCCGGACACGATCTGGTTCGCCGGAGGAAAGCTGAACTGGCTGAAAGGCAATACGCATCATATAGGCCAGCACAGAAATAAAGACATGAAGCAGGAAACGGAAATGGATGTGAACTTTGCGACAGGCTGCAGTCTGCTCATAAAACGCGAAGTGTTTCATTCCGTCGGCGTTCTTCGGGAGGATTATTTTCTCTACTATGAAGATACCGAGTTCTGCTGCAGAGTAACCAAAAGAAGTTATGCTATCAAGTACAGGAGCGACATTATTATTTACCATAAAGTGTCCGCTTCGACTTCCGCTAACGGCCTGAAGATTTATTACATGACAAGGAACAACCTCATGTTTATGTGGAGAAATGTAAACAAGCTTGTGTTTTTGCTGTTTATGCTCTTCTTTGTGAAAAAAAATCTGACGTACATTAAAGGATTGTTCATGAAGGTACCCGAGCCCCACAAGAACAACTCCAGGATGTTTCTTCTCGGATGCAAGCATTTTATACAGGGTAAAAAAGGGAAATATAAAGCGCCAATAGAGAGTCCCAAAGAAACGGGACAAAAAAGTGGAGAAAAGGCTGCGTTATGA